The following are encoded in a window of Polynucleobacter sp. AP-Kolm-20A-A1 genomic DNA:
- a CDS encoding (2Fe-2S)-binding protein, translating into MAVSFTLNGKAVNFEGDPETPILWVLRDHLDVTSPKYGCGAGLCGACTVHLEGAAIRSCSTPVSAAAGKKVTSLEGLSAKVGKALQDAWIEFDVPQCGYCQTGQMMSAADLLAKKKQPSSDDIKNAMSGNICRCGTYSRIEKAVKRAADKLA; encoded by the coding sequence ATGGCCGTATCTTTTACTCTCAATGGCAAAGCGGTTAATTTTGAAGGGGATCCAGAAACCCCAATTCTTTGGGTACTGCGAGACCATTTAGATGTCACCAGTCCAAAGTACGGCTGTGGCGCTGGATTATGTGGCGCCTGTACTGTGCACCTTGAGGGTGCTGCAATTCGCTCCTGCTCAACTCCAGTTTCAGCTGCCGCTGGTAAGAAAGTGACCAGCCTAGAGGGTTTATCGGCCAAGGTCGGCAAAGCGCTACAAGACGCTTGGATTGAATTTGATGTCCCTCAATGCGGTTACTGCCAGACTGGTCAGATGATGTCTGCAGCAGATTTGTTAGCAAAGAAAAAACAGCCAAGTAGTGATGACATTAAAAATGCTATGAGCGGCAATATTTGTCGCTGCGGCACTTATTCCCGTATTGAAAAAGCAGTAAAACGCGCTGCCGATAAATTGGCTTAA
- the secA gene encoding preprotein translocase subunit SecA: MVIGLLKTLVGSRNDRLLKQYRKVVAKVGAFEASLQSLDDAALAAKTAEFKSRLAAGESLDDITAEAFAVVREASTRVMKMRHFDAQILGGLALHQGKIAEMGTGEGKTLTATLPVYLNALTGKGVHVVTVNDYLAQRDAEWMSKLYNFLGMKVGINLSQMDHATKQEAYAADITYGTNNEFGFDYLRDNMVQDLGQRVQRGLAYAIVDEVDSILIDEARTPLIISGQAEDHTDLYIKINALPAHLDRQIGEEKADGTGVEKPGDYWVDEKSQQVYLTEQGHDKAEAVLVQLGALNDGASLYAPQNITLMHHVYAALRAHTLYNRDQHYVVQNNEVIIVDEFTGRLMQGRRWSDGLHQAVEAKEGVPIQNENQTLATITFQNYFRMYGKLSGMTGTADTEAYEFKEIYNLETVVIPPNRISQRKDRQDQIFKSSRERYDAVIKDIEDCYQRGQPVLVGTTSIENSELIAGLLDKRKLPHQVLNAKQHAREAEIIAQAGRPKMITIATNMAGRGTDIVLGGNVGKQSSLIEADDSLSSAEKASKIKNLQDEWQSIHDEVLAAGGLHIIGTERHESRRIDNQLRGRSGRQGDPGSSRFYLSLDDSLLRIFAGDRLRAVMERLKMPDGEPIEAGMVTRSIESAQRKVEGRNFDIRKQLLEYDDVANDQRKETYRLRNEVLESKDIGDLIANLREDVLRSVCDFYVPSESMEEQWDLAGLENVLASEWGLTVDLRNWVEAADTVEDTEIVDRVLQAAKDAYDAKVDLCGRESFAGFERSVLLYSLDSHWREHLAALDHLRQGIHLRGYAQKDPKQEYRREAFELYGELLGIIKNDVVKNIMTVQIRSASELDQASESMNDDLAKLSDVQYQHADPEQEVAGSTGDRGAAIDIQPAPVRTGPKVGRNDPCTCGSGKKYKNCCGALA; the protein is encoded by the coding sequence ATGGTAATCGGTCTTCTTAAAACCCTGGTCGGCAGTCGTAACGACCGCCTCTTAAAACAGTATCGCAAAGTCGTTGCCAAGGTTGGCGCTTTTGAGGCTAGCCTGCAATCTTTGGATGACGCTGCGCTTGCAGCCAAAACGGCTGAATTTAAGTCCCGTTTGGCTGCTGGAGAGTCTTTAGACGACATCACTGCTGAAGCATTTGCAGTAGTTCGTGAGGCCAGCACTCGCGTCATGAAGATGCGTCACTTTGATGCACAGATATTGGGTGGCTTAGCTTTACATCAAGGCAAGATTGCTGAAATGGGCACCGGCGAAGGTAAGACCTTAACGGCTACTCTTCCTGTTTACCTCAACGCATTAACCGGCAAAGGTGTGCATGTTGTAACGGTAAACGATTACTTGGCACAGCGTGATGCTGAGTGGATGTCGAAGTTATATAACTTCCTGGGTATGAAGGTTGGCATCAATTTATCCCAGATGGATCATGCAACCAAACAAGAAGCGTATGCTGCCGATATTACTTACGGCACGAATAACGAATTTGGTTTTGATTATCTGCGTGACAATATGGTCCAAGATTTGGGTCAACGTGTTCAGCGCGGATTAGCTTACGCAATCGTGGACGAAGTCGACTCGATTTTGATTGATGAGGCGCGTACGCCATTGATCATTTCTGGTCAGGCCGAAGATCACACTGATCTCTATATCAAAATTAATGCGTTGCCTGCTCACTTAGATCGCCAAATTGGCGAAGAAAAAGCAGATGGCACAGGCGTTGAGAAGCCTGGAGATTACTGGGTTGATGAGAAATCACAGCAAGTCTATTTAACTGAGCAAGGGCATGACAAAGCTGAAGCCGTACTGGTTCAGTTGGGTGCTTTAAATGACGGTGCTTCTTTGTATGCCCCGCAAAACATTACCTTAATGCATCATGTGTACGCAGCATTGCGCGCACACACTTTGTATAACCGTGATCAGCACTATGTTGTTCAAAATAATGAAGTAATTATTGTTGATGAGTTCACTGGTCGTTTGATGCAGGGGCGTCGTTGGTCTGATGGCCTGCACCAAGCAGTAGAAGCTAAAGAAGGTGTTCCGATTCAGAATGAGAATCAAACCTTAGCTACCATCACTTTCCAGAACTACTTCCGTATGTACGGCAAGTTGTCAGGCATGACGGGAACTGCAGATACTGAAGCCTACGAATTCAAGGAAATTTATAACCTTGAAACTGTAGTGATTCCTCCCAATAGAATCAGTCAGCGCAAAGATCGTCAGGATCAGATTTTTAAATCTTCGCGCGAGCGTTACGATGCGGTTATTAAAGATATTGAAGATTGTTATCAACGCGGTCAACCAGTGTTGGTTGGTACAACCTCGATTGAAAACTCTGAATTAATTGCTGGCTTACTTGATAAGCGTAAGCTGCCACACCAAGTGCTAAACGCTAAACAGCATGCACGTGAAGCCGAAATTATTGCGCAAGCAGGCCGTCCAAAAATGATTACGATCGCCACGAATATGGCTGGCCGCGGAACTGATATTGTGCTCGGCGGTAACGTTGGCAAACAGTCTTCTTTGATTGAAGCTGACGATTCACTTTCTTCTGCAGAAAAAGCAAGCAAGATTAAGAATCTCCAAGACGAGTGGCAAAGTATTCATGATGAAGTCTTAGCTGCAGGTGGTTTACACATCATCGGTACTGAGCGCCATGAGAGTCGTCGTATTGATAACCAGTTACGAGGCCGATCTGGTCGCCAGGGTGATCCAGGATCTTCCCGTTTTTATCTTTCTTTAGATGATTCGCTTTTGCGCATTTTTGCGGGTGACCGTTTGCGCGCTGTGATGGAGCGCCTAAAGATGCCAGATGGCGAGCCAATCGAAGCTGGCATGGTGACCCGCTCTATTGAATCTGCGCAGCGTAAGGTTGAAGGTCGTAACTTTGATATTCGCAAGCAATTGCTGGAATATGACGACGTCGCAAATGATCAACGTAAAGAAACTTATCGCTTAAGAAACGAAGTTCTTGAGAGTAAAGATATTGGCGATCTGATTGCGAACTTGCGTGAAGATGTTTTGCGTTCCGTGTGCGATTTTTATGTGCCTAGTGAATCCATGGAAGAGCAGTGGGATTTAGCTGGTCTTGAAAATGTCCTGGCGAGCGAATGGGGTCTTACTGTAGATCTGAGAAATTGGGTTGAGGCGGCAGATACCGTTGAAGACACTGAGATTGTGGATCGAGTTCTCCAGGCAGCAAAAGATGCTTATGACGCCAAAGTTGATTTATGTGGTCGTGAGTCATTTGCAGGTTTTGAGCGCTCTGTTTTGCTATATAGCTTAGATAGCCATTGGCGCGAACATTTGGCAGCTTTGGATCATTTGCGCCAAGGTATTCATTTGCGTGGTTATGCCCAGAAAGATCCTAAGCAGGAATACCGTCGTGAGGCTTTCGAGCTTTATGGTGAGTTGCTAGGCATTATTAAAAACGATGTTGTAAAAAACATCATGACCGTACAAATCAGAAGTGCTAGTGAATTAGATCAAGCATCTGAATCCATGAACGATGATTTGGCAAAGCTTTCTGATGTTCAGTATCAACATGCTGATCCTGAGCAAGAGGTTGCCGGTTCAACAGGTGATCGTGGTGCTGCGATTGACATTCAGCCAGCACCGGTTCGAACTGGTCCTAAGGTTGGACGTAATGATCCATGCACCTGTGGAAGCGGCAAGAAGTATAAGAACTGCTGCGGCGCATTGGCTTAA